Part of the Prunus dulcis chromosome 8, ALMONDv2, whole genome shotgun sequence genome is shown below.
gtttctttttttttctttttataataaaaaaaggtaacttcttttttgtgtacttttttctgttttcaggAAGTTAAGCATAGGATACTCTTTCTTGTGGAGATGCTAGAGCCTTTCCTTGATCCTGCTGTAGGAAGATTGAAGGGAATAATAGCCTTTGGAGATCTGTCTTCTGCACATCCAGAAAAGCAGGAAGAGAATTGTGTTATTGCCCTCAATGTAATTCGCACGGCAGTGCAGAAACCCGCAGTTCTTCCTTCACTGGAATCTGAATGGAGGCGTGGATCAGTTGCTCCTAGGTAATGTCTTAAGGAAAATTTATAATAACTAGTTTTAAAAGGGAGTGGGGgatatttgtataaaaaattgattataaaTGCTATTTTGACTACTTGGCTTTGCCTGCTCAACTCTTACTTTATTCAAATTCATGTTGCTCAAATGTATATGAAATACCATATGGCTCTGAAGAAAAGATGAATAATCTTCAATTTATTGTTACCACAGTTCACAATGCATGAATAATCTTCTATTTACTGTTACGACAGTTCACAGTTCACAATGCACAAGTGAATGTTATCCTGTTGTTTCCTGCATACCActttgtttattgatttttatatttcaaattaacaTTTTGTGTTTTCGCCTATGACAATTTTTGTTGGCTATATTGGATTGTTGATGGATATACAATTCTTGATGCAGTGTGCTACTCTCGATATTGGAACCTCACATGCAGCTACCTCCTGAAATTGACCTTCGAACATCTCCAGTCCCTAGACCACTGGAACCTGAATCTTTATCTGGTTTATCTCATTCTTCAGCTTCTCACCATGGGGTAGCTTCAAAATCAAACAGCCAGGATGAATTTGACGGGAAGATAGATGTTTCTGAAACAGCCGTAAAAATTGACATTTCGGAAGACGCCAGTCTTCTTTTTGCACCTCCAGAACTGCATAACATTGTATTGACAAGTATATCCAGTTGTCCCAACGAGAACAGCACTGTCTCTAACCATGGGGATTCTGGCTCTGAACCAAAACATCTGGTCGGGAAACATTTTCCACACAGGTTTCAAATTGACTTAAAACTAGATGCTGGTTTCTCTGCGGAATATTTCAACTTGCAAGCAGATTATTTCCAACTTATAACCTATCAAGACTGCGAGCTCAGGGCTTCTGAATTTCGGCGATTGGCCTTAGATTTGCATTCACAGAATGGGATTACCATTGAGAGTCATGATGCTGCCATAGATGCTTTGCTCTTGGCTGCAGAGTGCTATGTCAATCCATTTTTTATGATGTCTTTTAGAGGAAATCCAAAGTTAAGGAAGGAGATAAACGTCAGTGGGATTAGGACTCCACAAAATCATGAAATTGGGGCGCGAATGGTCTCTGGAAAGTCTAAGAATGACCTAGAAACAATATCTCTTcttgaaaggaaaagagacaaaattgttcttcaaattctgCTCGAGGCTGCGGAGTTGGACAGAGAGTATCGAGAAAAAGTTTCAGATGGAGGACTTAGTCCGTACTACACCGTAGGATTTGATGAACAAGTCATTAGGTTGTCTCCGCTTGATGTACAATCTGCGGATGCCATCACCTTGGTTCGACAAAATCAAGCTTTGTTGTGCTGCTTTCTGATTCAACGATTGCGAAGGGAGCAGCACTCGATGCATGAAATTCTTATGCAGTGTATGATATTCTTGTTGAATTCAGCGACTAAGCTATACTGTGCTCCAGAACACGTGATTGACATTGCATTAGGATCCGCTGAGTACTTAAATGGGATGCTAACATCCCTGTATTATCAGTTCAAAGAAAACAATCTGCAGTTGGAGCCGGAAACAATACATGGGATACAACGACGGTGGATACTGCTTCAAAGATTGGTAATTTCTTCAAGCGGTGGCGATGAGGAAACGGGCTTTGCAATCAATAAAAATGGTTTCCGTTATGGAAATCTGATTCCACCTTCAGCCTGGATGCAGAGGATTTCAACTTTTTCTAGATGCACATCCCCTCTTGTTCGATTTCTTGGTTGGATGGCAGTATCTCGTAATGCAAGACAGTACATGAAGGACCAGCTTTTACTTGCTTCTGATCTACCACAGCTGACATCTCTATTGTCTACATTTGCAGACGAACTTTCTGTTGTAGATAATGTTGTGAGTCGAAAATATGAAGAATCAGGGGGCGAAATTGTTTCTGCATCCATTAAAGGATTTGAAGTTGCTGATCAGCAGCATCAGGACCAATCTTTTCGTGTCATTTACCCTGATCTCTTTAAGTTCTTTCCTAATATGAAAAAGCAATTTGAAGCTTTTGGAGAAACCATTTTGGAGGCTGTTGGGTTGCAGTTGAGGTCTCTTCCTTCCAGTATGGTGCCCGATATTTTGTGTTGGTTCTCTGATTTGTGTTCATGGCCATTTCTACATACAGAGCAGCTTTCTGCTGGAAATAGTTCTGACCATTTGAAAGGCTATGTTTCAAAGAATGCCAAAGCAATCATCCTCTATACACTTGAAGCCATTGTAACCGAGCACATGGAAGCAATGGTGCCTGAGATACCTAGAGTGGTGCAAGTGCTAGCATGTCTTTGTAGGGCATCTTACTGCGATGTGTCATTTCTTGATTCTGTATTGTCTTTGTTGAAACCAATCATTTCATATTCTTTGTGTAAGGTGTCTGATGAGGAAAGGTCATTGGTAGATGATTCATGTGTTAATTTTGAGTCATTATGCTTTGATGAGCTTTTCACTAACATCAGACAGGGTGCTAACCAAGATAATTCTACTGAAAAAGTATACAACAGAGGATTgacaattttcattttggcgTCTGTCTTTCCTGATTTATCTGCTCAGAGGAGGAGGGAAATGCTGCAGTCCTTAGTTTTTTGGGCCGATTTTACTGCCTTTGAGCCAACTTCTTCTTTCCACAATTACCTTTGTGCATTCCAGAGTGTTATGGAGAGTTGCAAACTTCTGTTAGTTCAGACTTTGCAGTTCTTTGGTGCCATCCCATTGGAGCTGCCCACTGAGGGACAAAATGAAAGTGGACTGGAGTCACATTCATGGTTCCTCAGTGATGTCTACCGTAGTTCAAGTCAAGAAAAGGCCTCCGAGAAGTTAGAAGGTAACAATGTTGGTGCTGATATTGTGAATAAAAAGGTTTATCATTTATTTCCTGAGGAAATAGAAGAATTCTCAAAACACTTGGAGGTTCTTATTGGTAAGCTTTACTCGACAACTGAGCTATGTTGGAatcttcatcatcaattaTCTAAGAAGATGACTATTACATCAACAGAGTGTTTTATGTACTCAAGATTCTTGGCATCAATTGCACAAAGAGTTAATGACGCTCAAGAAAATGATGCTGAAATTTCTTTCCCATCTACGTCAGTTGACCAGTTCCCTGATCATTGGAGGACTGGTTTAGAAGTAATTTCTGAGACCATTCTGACCCTTCAAGAAAACAGAtgctgggaagttgcttctgTTGTGCTTGATTGTGTACTTGCTGTGCCCCCTAAGTTTGGCCTTAATAGTGTGATTGGCTCCATCTGCTCTGCAATAAAAAGTAGTTCTTGCAATGCACCAAAAATTGCTTGGCGCTTGCAGAGTGATAAATGGCTATTGATTTTGCTTACCAAGGGTGTCCATTCCCTCAAGGAATGTGAGGTTCCTCTTGCTAATTTGTTCTGTACAATGCTGGGTCATCCTGAACCTGAGCAACGATCTATAGCCCTTAAGCTCTTAGGAAAACTTGTTGGCCAAGATTTGAGTGGAGGAACTGCCCTTCAATCTTCCATGTTCTACAAAAATTTAGTTTCACCTGGATTTGTTACATCTGTTCCCGAGTCGATTATTTCTCATTTGGTTTCAAGCACATGGAATCTGGTGGTTGTCCTTGCTTCATCTGATGCATCATTACTTGTGAGGACTCGGGCAATGACACTTCTTGTAGATTGTATCCCATTTGCTGAGCGACGTCTGCTGCAGTCTTTTCTCGCCGCAGCTGATAGTGTTCTTGGCTTGGGAGAGCTTGCCCGTCCAAATTGTGAGGGCCAATTGCTGAGGCTTTCATTAGCACTGATTGCTGGTGCTTGTCTATACTGCCCGGATGAAGATATCTCTATGATTCCTCAGAATGTTTGGAAGAATATTGAGACTCTGGCATCGTCAAAGCCTGGTATCCACTTGTTATATTTCTctaattttattgaattattcTGGAGATGTTGGGAGTGAATGTtttgtctttccttttttgtttattttaatttttaatttttcccaTTGTTCCTTTTCTAGATGGAAGGTCTGGGGATGTCGAGAAAAGGGCTTGCCAAGTCTTGTGTAGATTGAAAAGTGAAGGGGATGAAGCTAAAGAGGTGGGTAACAGGAAAATTATTGTTTATTGTTGTCATGGCATAATATGTCAAAGATATTGGAGTATATGCCAAACATTTTCCTTGGAActagttttctttctttttaattgttttaatcagcaatttaaaattatattacttatTAATCGAACCACATTTTACATGTAAGGTCCTGAGAGAAATACTAACTTCAAGGTCTTCAAAACAATCTGACCCAGATTTTGAAAGTACTCGCGAGTCCGTTCTTCAGGTGAGGAACATTTTAGAGATGATATggtaaaatttaatttgattgcAGAGAGTGATTTTATTGATGttattgtaattttgtttGCATTGAAAAATCTTTGCTTGATCACGCCATCCAAAAAATTTAAGGTAGAGGAAGTAAGTTCAATCATGTATAATTTTATACCAAGATGAACACCACACATTTACAATCCTCTGGGGTAAATTTCTTCTTAGATGGTCATAAAGTTGTTATTGAACTGCATGTTGCacaaattcagataaattaaCTTGGACTCACATTATACATTGTAACCAAAaagttatattatttatttatattttccgaaTGAAGCTAGGATTGCTTGCTAGAGGCCATTGCTTCTGTTATAAAAAGGGTTGCATTCCGACGTCaatacaatatttatatgtgTTGGTGGCATATTTGATCTTGTAGCGTGTGTTGTTTAACAGATTGTTTCTCAATTTTCTGCTATGAatattttgcttttgaatCAATTTTAggtcttatttatttataaaattattggaGCTTTAAAAAGCCTAATTTGATACTTAACAGTCATAACTGTCATGGTATCTATACATCTCAAATGCTATCTGAACAGGCATCCATCCAATGTTTACTTAACATATtgaaagattaaaaaaaaacatcttagAACTTTCTATTACTTTGATATTGCTGTAGACACTTAAAACAGATATGAATTCTTATGTTcccaaaataagaaaaacaggATAACTATTCGTCTGTGTCCTATAAATGTTGCAAAAGGAGGGATTAGGAGAAGAGATGAAATTGATCTACCTCACGTCCATcgactaaattttttttatatcccTTGCTTTTTCCATGGGTTTCCTGGATTAGTTGTTGACTTATACTGCCTTTCCATCTCCTAGAAgctaatatataattattgatttGTAACAGGTCCTTGCCAGTTTAACTTCTGCAAAGTCGTACTTTGATATTTTCTCAAACAAAATTGACCAAGAGGTTATGGTAAGCCTGAATTACAATTGTTGCTTTTCGTTACGTTCCCAACTTATCCATGTCTTTGTATTAACTGAATATGTCATAGGAACTAGAGGAGGCTGAACTAGAATGGGATATCCTTCAGAAAGAACATGCATTACATGAATCACCAACCAAAGATGGACATCAGATTCTTTCTCTAAGCTGTAAAGCTTTCTTTCCTTATATTTCTCATTACAGCTGTTGGCCGTTGGAGAATGGTCATGTTAAAATTTGTTTGTGGAAATGGTAAACTTAAACACTTTGTTTTTCAGCTCCTGTGGAAGATGATGCACGCCTTAAGCAAATCAAGGATTGCATTCATTCCTTGTAAgtgataaaaatattaatggtATATTCATTCcttgtaaaaatatttttaccaCTTACCACACATGTACCGGTGACACCCTCTTTCACGTCTATAAATACCTCTGAATATTACTTTCAAATTcttattaaaaattttgttttttttactttgaaaTTGCTATAGGCTGGTAACGCAGACAACTTTGCTCATTCCAGGAAGTCTGCAGTTTTACCTCGTGTTAAATTTTTCCATCCCTAGTTTTAATTGGTATTAACCTGTAATAAAACTAACTGCTAGACAACACTAGATGAGCTTCAGAATATCAGCAGTCAGTAATCAGGCTTGCATCCTTCCTTATATTGAATTGCAATAAATTGTGTCACACTATCAAGTAGTACTTCTCCCAGGCGTTTTTATGTTGAAAATAATGAGGTTCTTATCTTACTAAAGGATGCACTAGCTCAAACGTTGGTTTTTAAGATGTTCTGAGTCCAATTTGCCATAGGATCTTATTTTGAAGGCACCTAATCTTTGATGGCTGAAGAGCacccaaatttaaaataatcaaatctTACATGCATCAGCtagacaaaataaataatcttATACATGTTAAATTCTTCTACTTTTGTGCCTATTTTTTGGGAAGGTTTCCAGTTTCTTTTAGCTTGGTATTTTTGTAGACTTCAAATTCAGTTTCTGTGATCTTCCTTTGCTATCAGAGAAAAGTCCAAGCTCCATGAAGACATAGTCGCCCGCAGGCAGAAAAAACTTCTTATGAGACGTGCCCGCCAGAAATCTTTTGAAGAGGTAGCTTTACGAGAAGCTGAGCTACTTCAAGAACTTGATAGGTGTTGCTTCCTTAGTGGCTCATCTTGTTTTATATTGTACTGATTAGATATTTGTTGGTCCACAACTAACATATGGACTAATGTACCAGGGAGAGAGCAGCTGAAGTTGAAAAGGATATCGAGAGACAGAGATTGCTAGAACTTGAGCGTGCAAAAACCAGGGAGCTGCGACAAAACCTTGAGATGGAGAAGGAAAGACAAGCTCAGGTAAAAGCCCTTTTCAGTAGTGTCTTGATCTGCGATGAAAACCATTTCCATACTATCTGGATTTGCTAAGTTTCAAATAATTGACATTGGAAATGCTGGTAATTGGCTGATTATGGCAAATTTGGGTGAAGAATTTGTCAGACCATGGTTCAGTCTTTGAGACTAAATATTATATTGACTTTGAAACTACACCTTCCCCTTGTATTCTTGTTGCATGTCTTATATTAATTTGACTATAAGGACAGTGAAGGCCAGGAGGACTTGGGCCTAACTGCTTTCTGTAATGCCAATATCCATTGGCAATCATGATTTTCCCCTTCCTCTTTCCCTCTACCTACTGATCTATACATGTAGAGTTTTATATTAATGCTAGCATTCCTCCATCTCTCCCACGAGAATGAATCAAGTAGATATTTTGAAGTCATCACTTGGAAGGAAATGAGAAttcatcttctcttttttgttttttgttggcCAAGTATTTGGTCATTCCAGTTTTCTGCCATCCCAAGTCCTCTGATAAAGTATCATTCTTTGACAAATTTATTAACTTGCTGGGGAACAAAGTCATACCATTCAAGTTTATTATATTTACTGTCATTCTGGAAACCTGAATGGAACTGAAAAGGTGGAAATACTGTATCTGTAAGTCATGGGCCTTTTAAGAGGATGCATTTTCTGCAGTCTCTTGTTTCTGGGTTAAAAAAATGGTATATGTAATACTTCAGCGAAGAAGAGTTGCATACTAATGTCTTGAACCTTTTCCTTTGGCAGAGGGAGCTTCAGCGTGAATTGGAACAGGCTGAAGCAGGAGTACGACCATCACGACGTGACTTTTCCTCTACCTACAGCAGGTGATCTTTTATGTGATTTGTGGGAACTGCTTAATTATTCTTAAGTTTTGTTCATGGATAGATAGTGTAgactaaaatatttattttttagtggaTATAAGGGTGCAGGGGCATGCCACAACAAATgtaaattaaatatgaatcATGGATTATTATTGAGCATACT
Proteins encoded:
- the LOC117636764 gene encoding uncharacterized protein LOC117636764 isoform X2, with amino-acid sequence MTSRLLVFLPQLEADLNSFLDAAEPNLRFLAMLAGPFYPILNLGNERTAAKSSGNISDSEVSKHSQLSSALTVSSNFEPRRSRGTSPFVLSTSSSIVFRADAIFVLLRKAYKDSDLGIVCRMAARVLHKLIEPVAHEGSTPPGEVTYGDEAVKSEITNPAPLVDYSNLFGEEFQLPGDHWDSSYLNILDIGAVEEGILHVLYACASQPQLCSKLADRTSDFWSALPLVQALLPALRPSVSRPSDIVDDSFSQWKQPIVQEALSQIVATSCSPLYRPLLHACAGYLSSYSPSHAKAACVLIDLCCGVLAPWLSQVIAKVDLAVELLEDLLGVIQGARHSLPRARAALKYIVLALSGHMDDMLGKYKEVKHRILFLVEMLEPFLDPAVGRLKGIIAFGDLSSAHPEKQEENCVIALNVIRTAVQKPAVLPSLESEWRRGSVAPSVLLSILEPHMQLPPEIDLRTSPVPRPLEPESLSGLSHSSASHHGVASKSNSQDEFDGKIDVSETAVKIDISEDASLLFAPPELHNIVLTSISSCPNENSTVSNHGDSGSEPKHLVGKHFPHRFQIDLKLDAGFSAEYFNLQADYFQLITYQDCELRASEFRRLALDLHSQNGITIESHDAAIDALLLAAECYVNPFFMMSFRGNPKLRKEINVSGIRTPQNHEIGARMVSGKSKNDLETISLLERKRDKIVLQILLEAAELDREYREKVSDGGLSPYYTVGFDEQVIRLSPLDVQSADAITLVRQNQALLCCFLIQRLRREQHSMHEILMQCMIFLLNSATKLYCAPEHVIDIALGSAEYLNGMLTSLYYQFKENNLQLEPETIHGIQRRWILLQRLVISSSGGDEETGFAINKNGFRYGNLIPPSAWMQRISTFSRCTSPLVRFLGWMAVSRNARQYMKDQLLLASDLPQLTSLLSTFADELSVVDNVVSRKYEESGGEIVSASIKGFEVADQQHQDQSFRVIYPDLFKFFPNMKKQFEAFGETILEAVGLQLRSLPSSMVPDILCWFSDLCSWPFLHTEQLSAGNSSDHLKGYVSKNAKAIILYTLEAIVTEHMEAMVPEIPRVVQVLACLCRASYCDVSFLDSVLSLLKPIISYSLCKVSDEERSLVDDSCVNFESLCFDELFTNIRQGANQDNSTEKVYNRGLTIFILASVFPDLSAQRRREMLQSLVFWADFTAFEPTSSFHNYLCAFQSVMESCKLLLVQTLQFFGAIPLELPTEGQNESGLESHSWFLSDVYRSSSQEKASEKLEGNNVGADIVNKKVYHLFPEEIEEFSKHLEVLIGKLYSTTELCWNLHHQLSKKMTITSTECFMYSRFLASIAQRVNDAQENDAEISFPSTSVDQFPDHWRTGLEVISETILTLQENRCWEVASVVLDCVLAVPPKFGLNSVIGSICSAIKSSSCNAPKIAWRLQSDKWLLILLTKGVHSLKECEVPLANLFCTMLGHPEPEQRSIALKLLGKLVGQDLSGGTALQSSMFYKNLVSPGFVTSVPESIISHLVSSTWNLVVVLASSDASLLVRTRAMTLLVDCIPFAERRLLQSFLAAADSVLGLGELARPNCEGQLLRLSLALIAGACLYCPDEDISMIPQNVWKNIETLASSKPDGRSGDVEKRACQVLCRLKSEGDEAKEVLREILTSRSSKQSDPDFESTRESVLQVLASLTSAKSYFDIFSNKIDQEVMELEEAELEWDILQKEHALHESPTKDGHQILSLSSPVEDDARLKQIKDCIHSLEKSKLHEDIVARRQKKLLMRRARQKSFEEVALREAELLQELDRERAAEVEKDIERQRLLELERAKTRELRQNLEMEKERQAQRELQRELEQAEAGVRPSRRDFSSTYSSRPRDRYRERENGRAGSEGSTRSSSGNLQLETSTTSSSMGTMPTVVLSGSRQFSGQPTILQSRDRLDDGGSGYEENLDGSKDSGDTGSVGDPDSVSAFDGQPGGFGSGQRHGSRGSKSRQVVERRERDGRREGKWERKHL
- the LOC117636764 gene encoding uncharacterized protein LOC117636764 isoform X3 translates to MFFMLPQLCSKLADRTSDFWSALPLVQALLPALRPSVSRPSDIVDDSFSQWKQPIVQEALSQIVATSCSPLYRPLLHACAGYLSSYSPSHAKAACVLIDLCCGVLAPWLSQVIAKVDLAVELLEDLLGVIQGARHSLPRARAALKYIVLALSGHMDDMLGKYKEVKHRILFLVEMLEPFLDPAVGRLKGIIAFGDLSSAHPEKQEENCVIALNVIRTAVQKPAVLPSLESEWRRGSVAPSVLLSILEPHMQLPPEIDLRTSPVPRPLEPESLSGLSHSSASHHGVASKSNSQDEFDGKIDVSETAVKIDISEDASLLFAPPELHNIVLTSISSCPNENSTVSNHGDSGSEPKHLVGKHFPHRFQIDLKLDAGFSAEYFNLQADYFQLITYQDCELRASEFRRLALDLHSQNGITIESHDAAIDALLLAAECYVNPFFMMSFRGNPKLRKEINVSGIRTPQNHEIGARMVSGKSKNDLETISLLERKRDKIVLQILLEAAELDREYREKVSDGGLSPYYTVGFDEQVIRLSPLDVQSADAITLVRQNQALLCCFLIQRLRREQHSMHEILMQCMIFLLNSATKLYCAPEHVIDIALGSAEYLNGMLTSLYYQFKENNLQLEPETIHGIQRRWILLQRLVISSSGGDEETGFAINKNGFRYGNLIPPSAWMQRISTFSRCTSPLVRFLGWMAVSRNARQYMKDQLLLASDLPQLTSLLSTFADELSVVDNVVSRKYEESGGEIVSASIKGFEVADQQHQDQSFRVIYPDLFKFFPNMKKQFEAFGETILEAVGLQLRSLPSSMVPDILCWFSDLCSWPFLHTEQLSAGNSSDHLKGYVSKNAKAIILYTLEAIVTEHMEAMVPEIPRVVQVLACLCRASYCDVSFLDSVLSLLKPIISYSLCKVSDEERSLVDDSCVNFESLCFDELFTNIRQGANQDNSTEKVYNRGLTIFILASVFPDLSAQRRREMLQSLVFWADFTAFEPTSSFHNYLCAFQSVMESCKLLLVQTLQFFGAIPLELPTEGQNESGLESHSWFLSDVYRSSSQEKASEKLEGNNVGADIVNKKVYHLFPEEIEEFSKHLEVLIGKLYSTTELCWNLHHQLSKKMTITSTECFMYSRFLASIAQRVNDAQENDAEISFPSTSVDQFPDHWRTGLEVISETILTLQENRCWEVASVVLDCVLAVPPKFGLNSVIGSICSAIKSSSCNAPKIAWRLQSDKWLLILLTKGVHSLKECEVPLANLFCTMLGHPEPEQRSIALKLLGKLVGQDLSGGTALQSSMFYKNLVSPGFVTSVPESIISHLVSSTWNLVVVLASSDASLLVRTRAMTLLVDCIPFAERRLLQSFLAAADSVLGLGELARPNCEGQLLRLSLALIAGACLYCPDEDISMIPQNVWKNIETLASSKPDGRSGDVEKRACQVLCRLKSEGDEAKEVLREILTSRSSKQSDPDFESTRESVLQVLASLTSAKSYFDIFSNKIDQEVMELEEAELEWDILQKEHALHESPTKDGHQILSLSSPVEDDARLKQIKDCIHSLEKSKLHEDIVARRQKKLLMRRARQKSFEEVALREAELLQELDRERAAEVEKDIERQRLLELERAKTRELRQNLEMEKERQAQRELQRELEQAEAGVRPSRRDFSSTYSSRPRDRYRERENGRAGSEGSTRSSSGNLQLETSTTSSSMGTMPTVVLSGSRQFSGQPTILQSRDRLDDGGSGYEENLDGSKDSGDTGSVGDPDSVSAFDGQPGGFGSGQRHGSRGSKSRQVVERRERDGRREGKWERKHL
- the LOC117636764 gene encoding uncharacterized protein LOC117636764 isoform X1, with translation MDIEFEARAKPLEYKVKAMSRESPSQKAGHVLDADLRSHWSTATNTKEWILLELNEPCLLSHIRIYNKSVLEWEISVGLRYKPETFVKVRPRCEAPRRDMIYPMNYTPCRYVRISCLRGNPIAIFFIQLIGVSVTGLEPEFQPVVNHLLPSIISHKQDAHDLHLQLLKDMTSRLLVFLPQLEADLNSFLDAAEPNLRFLAMLAGPFYPILNLGNERTAAKSSGNISDSEVSKHSQLSSALTVSSNFEPRRSRGTSPFVLSTSSSIVFRADAIFVLLRKAYKDSDLGIVCRMAARVLHKLIEPVAHEGSTPPGEVTYGDEAVKSEITNPAPLVDYSNLFGEEFQLPGDHWDSSYLNILDIGAVEEGILHVLYACASQPQLCSKLADRTSDFWSALPLVQALLPALRPSVSRPSDIVDDSFSQWKQPIVQEALSQIVATSCSPLYRPLLHACAGYLSSYSPSHAKAACVLIDLCCGVLAPWLSQVIAKVDLAVELLEDLLGVIQGARHSLPRARAALKYIVLALSGHMDDMLGKYKEVKHRILFLVEMLEPFLDPAVGRLKGIIAFGDLSSAHPEKQEENCVIALNVIRTAVQKPAVLPSLESEWRRGSVAPSVLLSILEPHMQLPPEIDLRTSPVPRPLEPESLSGLSHSSASHHGVASKSNSQDEFDGKIDVSETAVKIDISEDASLLFAPPELHNIVLTSISSCPNENSTVSNHGDSGSEPKHLVGKHFPHRFQIDLKLDAGFSAEYFNLQADYFQLITYQDCELRASEFRRLALDLHSQNGITIESHDAAIDALLLAAECYVNPFFMMSFRGNPKLRKEINVSGIRTPQNHEIGARMVSGKSKNDLETISLLERKRDKIVLQILLEAAELDREYREKVSDGGLSPYYTVGFDEQVIRLSPLDVQSADAITLVRQNQALLCCFLIQRLRREQHSMHEILMQCMIFLLNSATKLYCAPEHVIDIALGSAEYLNGMLTSLYYQFKENNLQLEPETIHGIQRRWILLQRLVISSSGGDEETGFAINKNGFRYGNLIPPSAWMQRISTFSRCTSPLVRFLGWMAVSRNARQYMKDQLLLASDLPQLTSLLSTFADELSVVDNVVSRKYEESGGEIVSASIKGFEVADQQHQDQSFRVIYPDLFKFFPNMKKQFEAFGETILEAVGLQLRSLPSSMVPDILCWFSDLCSWPFLHTEQLSAGNSSDHLKGYVSKNAKAIILYTLEAIVTEHMEAMVPEIPRVVQVLACLCRASYCDVSFLDSVLSLLKPIISYSLCKVSDEERSLVDDSCVNFESLCFDELFTNIRQGANQDNSTEKVYNRGLTIFILASVFPDLSAQRRREMLQSLVFWADFTAFEPTSSFHNYLCAFQSVMESCKLLLVQTLQFFGAIPLELPTEGQNESGLESHSWFLSDVYRSSSQEKASEKLEGNNVGADIVNKKVYHLFPEEIEEFSKHLEVLIGKLYSTTELCWNLHHQLSKKMTITSTECFMYSRFLASIAQRVNDAQENDAEISFPSTSVDQFPDHWRTGLEVISETILTLQENRCWEVASVVLDCVLAVPPKFGLNSVIGSICSAIKSSSCNAPKIAWRLQSDKWLLILLTKGVHSLKECEVPLANLFCTMLGHPEPEQRSIALKLLGKLVGQDLSGGTALQSSMFYKNLVSPGFVTSVPESIISHLVSSTWNLVVVLASSDASLLVRTRAMTLLVDCIPFAERRLLQSFLAAADSVLGLGELARPNCEGQLLRLSLALIAGACLYCPDEDISMIPQNVWKNIETLASSKPDGRSGDVEKRACQVLCRLKSEGDEAKEVLREILTSRSSKQSDPDFESTRESVLQVLASLTSAKSYFDIFSNKIDQEVMELEEAELEWDILQKEHALHESPTKDGHQILSLSSPVEDDARLKQIKDCIHSLEKSKLHEDIVARRQKKLLMRRARQKSFEEVALREAELLQELDRERAAEVEKDIERQRLLELERAKTRELRQNLEMEKERQAQRELQRELEQAEAGVRPSRRDFSSTYSSRPRDRYRERENGRAGSEGSTRSSSGNLQLETSTTSSSMGTMPTVVLSGSRQFSGQPTILQSRDRLDDGGSGYEENLDGSKDSGDTGSVGDPDSVSAFDGQPGGFGSGQRHGSRGSKSRQVVERRERDGRREGKWERKHL